CCCAACGTGGGGGTTGGAAGGAGTGGGTGTCGTGGGAAATCGGATCGCCGACCGGCACCCCGAAGCCCTGCGGGGCTGAGCGCCCTGGTACCCGGCGAGATCCAACGACAGGCGAAGGCGGCTCAGTGCTCCGGCCGGCGTCAAGAACGGGGGGTGTGAAGAGGATTGACGTCGGAAGAGTCTGGGGGCGGGGTCCGGGACGGGGATGGAGGACGTTGGGGGATGGGGGACGGCGTTCCCGGTTCCCGGTTCCCGGTTCCGGATGCTCGATTCCGGGGAACGGGGGCCTCGCCGCTGCTCGCCGCTCTGCGACGGGCGGCGTGGTCCACGGGCGAAGCCCCGGCCGGGTGGCTGCCGGGCTCGGCCGGTCCACTACTGAGAGTTCAAGAGGGCAAGGTGCCGGTGAGGCGGGGCGCAGAGCGTGGCCGCACTCGCGAGCGCGGGTGCGTGCCCGCTCGCAAGACGTCCAAGGCGCCAAGGAAACCACTCGCGGGGAAGGAGTGATCTGGCGCCGGAGGCTTTCACTGGTTTGGGACAGTGCTGCTGCGGATCAGAGGCCTAACGCCTTTCTCGCTTCCGCCAACGAAACGACAGGAGCATCCCCTTCGGCCTCCTTTGCAACCCTCAGCTCCTTCAGATCTTCCAAGTCAGCTAGCAACTCTCGAAGGGCCACGAACTCCTCATAGGGAAGCACAACGAACTGCTTCTCTCCCCCCTTGCTTAGGATTGCCGGGTGCAGATCGATCATGGGTTGATCCTACCTATATGCTTCCTTGCGGTGTAGTATGCGGTAAACGACGATCTGATCTCCTTCCAACTCGAACAAGACGCGGTAGTTTCCGACTCTCAAGCGATACTCCGGTCGGTGGCTCGCGAGCCGTTTCACGTCGCCGGCAAGATCGTGTTCCAACTCCTCCATCCTGCCCAAGATCCGGCGGCCCTCTTTTCGAGGGACTGCGCCGAGGTCCTTTAGAGCCTGCGGTTTGAACACCGTCCGGTAGTCCAATCCGCCCTCCCCGCGCCCGGCGCTCACACCGGGCTCTCGCTACGATCGGGCCTTGGTCCCGCCAGGCTTACGACAGAAACCATACATCAAATCCGGGCCGGCCCGCAATTCATGCGTGTCTTGGGGGCCGTCGAGGGAGAGAGAGCGTGGGTCGCTTCCTCTCGCGCCGGGTTCAGTCTCGCGTGG
This window of the Thermodesulfobacteriota bacterium genome carries:
- a CDS encoding type II toxin-antitoxin system Phd/YefM family antitoxin: MIDLHPAILSKGGEKQFVVLPYEEFVALRELLADLEDLKELRVAKEAEGDAPVVSLAEARKALGL
- a CDS encoding type II toxin-antitoxin system RelE/ParE family toxin; translated protein: MDYRTVFKPQALKDLGAVPRKEGRRILGRMEELEHDLAGDVKRLASHRPEYRLRVGNYRVLFELEGDQIVVYRILHRKEAYR